The following nucleotide sequence is from Paenibacillus odorifer.
CACCAATGGCACCTTCAATTCCCTCGCCAAAATAGCACCTTCTGCTATCTGATCCGCCGTCCACTCACTTATCCCGACATAGAGAACCTTACCTTGACGCACCAGATCCGAAAAAGCCAAAAAGGTCTCTTCAAGGGATACTGTTGCGTCAAAGCGATGCGCATAATAGATATCAATATAATCGGTCTGTAATCTGTTCAGTGAAGCATGGCACGCCTCCATAATATGCTTGCGAGACAGACCTCTTGCGTTACGTCCCGTCCCTGTGGGATGGCACACCTTGGTACACAATTCGATATCAGCTCTGTGCACTCCTTTTAATGCTTGGCCCAGCACCATCTCAGCTTTCGTATCGGAATATACATCTGCAGTATCAAATGTTGTGATCCCTACATCCAATGCAGCGCGAACACAAGCATGGGCAGTATCATTGTCCACTTGAGCACCATGTGTAATCCAATTACCATAAGCAATCTCACTTAGATGTAAGCCACTAGTTCCTAATTTGCGATAGTTCATTTTATACCCTCCTTTAGATAACAATCTGATTGTAACAAAGAGATATTAATACGAGAAATACTCTTTAATATGCAGTTTAATTCAAAATAGATATTACTGAGACACTTAAAGATAATAAAAAAACACCCTTTAGGCGTTTTTTTCGGTAAATATTCTGTTTCGAAACTCTAACTTCGTCTATACTCCGGTGAGTATTAACCTCCAAGCTTTGTTACCGCACCACAACTAACAGTACAATAATTCCGAGCCAAAACAGCCAGCTTACTGGGTGACCGAAATTTAATCCCCAGCCGACTCCGAGCCTTTTCTTGACGATTAGGTTTGGATCTTTGCTATTGAAATAAATCATACCTAATAGCCATTTTTCATCATCATGGACAGGTCTGACATTGGAGCTATCGGCAGATCGCTCCAAGCGGCTTTCACCCTGACCAGCCCAGAACGTTAAGGCCAAGGCGTATAGGATGATAAGGGCTATTATGATTAGGATAATAGGGATAGCGAAATTCATGTTAAGCTGAGATATCATATTTAGTTGCACGACGGAAAACAGGATAACTATTAAGAAGCTTGCTGTAAGCATAAAATATGACCAAGTACGGCGGTAAGTTGCGTCTTGTCTGATGGAACGGTTAGGATCATTGGGTTGAACCTGCTGCTTCACTCTGCGAATACTCCAATTCTCAAATATGAACAAAAGTGTTATGAACACTTGCATGATCGTAGGCATAAACACAGAACTATAAGATTTAGCTGCATAGCCGTCTACGTTCCAACTGCTGTTGTAATGGATCGGAATCTGATCAGGAATCAGATCGTAGTTGCGTAGCACATTTACAATAGTAACAACAATAATTAAAACATGAATGAGGAACCATTTATTAGACAAGCCAATGTTTCTTTTCCGAAATCCAGTGTCCACTGCCATGATCGATGGTTCCAGAGCAATAGGCAGCATAGGTAGTAAACTTTTCATTTTGAAATAATAGCTAATGTTTATGACTAGGGAGATTACGACCATGGCGAGTGAATAAGTGACAATGATCCAACTTGGTTGCTTGGAATGTTCATCACCGTATATTAGACAGAGGATACAAATAATGAATAGGATGGTATGTAAGGTAGCACTAATCCTAGCATATGACTTCCGCATCTGGCGCAGAGGCTCACTATGGAATTGTACAGGGCTGACGGTGACCCCAAAACTAATCGTCTCTCTTGTTAAATAAGGCATGCTTACCATGAGTACAATGGCAGGTACAAATACTAAGATCATTACTATAACAGGCATTATCGTCATATCATTCGCCTCCTCTTATACATAAGTGTGTATTTGAAAACTCTATAACCCTTATAGCATAGGCGATTCATCACTATGCCTTTTTGCGTATGATTATCCTATTAACTTAGGATAGGTAATCGGCTTGAACATAAATTTTATTATAATCGATTTTAGTAACTATAGGGGTGAAATTAACAATTTATCCAGTTTTTTTGCTACGCAGAGCTCCTCATAAAGGACAGGTGTAACCAACAACATGAAAAGAAGGCAATGTTATTACTTTAGCTTCCAGAAAATCTCCTCCATTCAAAATAAGCAATACAATTTGATTATACTATTAAGTGGAAGAATAGTTCGATCTGCTTAAAGCACTTTACAATAAAAAAGCTTCCACCATACTCTGGTAGAAGCTTCTTATCGCAATTTAATCATTCAAAATTTCAATCATTTTTCTTGTCTTCGCTAGCTGCTCCACAGTAAAATCATGCTGAGCAGAAGCATATGCACTAAAGACAATATCGAGCACAAATAATTGCGCAAATCTTGAACTTGTTGCCGCACTGCGAAGCTGCGCTTCCGGCGCACGTGATGTAAATAAAGAAACATCAGCTAGCTGAGAAAGCTTGTTATTTCCAGGACGAGTGAGGCTGATTGTTTTTATCCCCTGTTCCTTAGCTCGTTTTAATAATTGAATAACCTCTCTCGTTTCACCGCTATACGAAATCCCCCAGAAGACAGCATTTTCTGATTTCGTAGCCATGGCTGCCGCCAATAAATGACGATCTGAAATCGCATATACATTTTTGCCTAGCCGAAGCCATTTTTGTGCTGCATCTTCTGCAATAATAAATGAGGCACCTATCCCATAAACATAAATTACTTCTGCCTGTTGTAACAGGTTCACTGCCTGCTCTATAGATTGCGCGTCCAGTTGACTGGCCGTATTCTGAAAGGTCAATATGGTGTTCGACAACATTTTATCAATGATAGAATGCACCGATTCATTCGATTCAACATCAAAGTAGCCAACATGCGGCGTGTTTTCTGCTTCCGCAGATAAACGGATTTTCAACGCGGGGAAACCGTCTATTCCTAGTGACCTGCAAAAACGAACAACCGCCGCACTGCTTGCATCCGCTTTCGTCGCTAATTCATGTATAGTCATATGCATCACTTCTTTAGCATTTGCAAGAATGTACTCAGCAACTTTTTTTTCGGATTCTGGCAGTTCATTTAATAATAGTTCAATTTGCGAAATCATACTCCCTACTACCAAGTCCTTATCTCCTCTGCTTAATCTATTTTCTTTATTGTAACAAAATAGAGGGGAGTAATCATTAAGTAGCAGATGTAAAGGAAAAACGGCTGCCTCCTTTTCTAACGTAGTCCAATAGAGGAATGTCTTCTTCTAAAACATGACCAACCACATTAACACCTTCATGTGCTGGCAGATCCGTTAATGTGATCTGTAACTCATGTTCATAGCGGCCATACAAATAATTATCAACCGTAATCGATCCTTTGAGTCGCTTGTTCGTATGCATAGGCGTAATATTTTTCGTCATTACAAATCGCGCTTCATCTGTTCGTGCAGTTTCAGAGCGAACCACATCACGAGCAGCGTCAAGGCGGTTTCGATGAACAATATCCCATAAGGCATAAGGCAGTTCCTTGGTTACTCGCAAAGGAATAATTCCTTCTTCATAGCTTTGAAATTGAAGCTGAGACCATTCTGAAAGTGTTAAGTCTCCCACAAAAATTTTGTCCACTGCACAATCCTTCTCTAATTCCAAGTAAGCTAGAAAAGAAGATTGATTCCGATGCTTCTCTAATGTGGGCAAACTTCCAAATAATGGTTTTCTCTTCAGCCCGTCTCCA
It contains:
- a CDS encoding aldo/keto reductase family protein; protein product: MNYRKLGTSGLHLSEIAYGNWITHGAQVDNDTAHACVRAALDVGITTFDTADVYSDTKAEMVLGQALKGVHRADIELCTKVCHPTGTGRNARGLSRKHIMEACHASLNRLQTDYIDIYYAHRFDATVSLEETFLAFSDLVRQGKVLYVGISEWTADQIAEGAILARELKVPLVASQPQYSMLWRVMETEVVQACEREGIGQVVWSPLAQGILSGKYMPGQPLPEGSRASTAAGSPFMNKLAGQWLRTEVLEAVSNLSSIASEVGLTLPQLAIAWVLQNTQVSSAIIGASKPEQVIENAKAAGVRLDREVMLEIDRVLEGLVERDPRKTG
- a CDS encoding DUF1648 domain-containing protein, which translates into the protein MTIMPVIVMILVFVPAIVLMVSMPYLTRETISFGVTVSPVQFHSEPLRQMRKSYARISATLHTILFIICILCLIYGDEHSKQPSWIIVTYSLAMVVISLVINISYYFKMKSLLPMLPIALEPSIMAVDTGFRKRNIGLSNKWFLIHVLIIVVTIVNVLRNYDLIPDQIPIHYNSSWNVDGYAAKSYSSVFMPTIMQVFITLLFIFENWSIRRVKQQVQPNDPNRSIRQDATYRRTWSYFMLTASFLIVILFSVVQLNMISQLNMNFAIPIILIIIALIILYALALTFWAGQGESRLERSADSSNVRPVHDDEKWLLGMIYFNSKDPNLIVKKRLGVGWGLNFGHPVSWLFWLGIIVLLVVVR
- a CDS encoding MurR/RpiR family transcriptional regulator; amino-acid sequence: MISQIELLLNELPESEKKVAEYILANAKEVMHMTIHELATKADASSAAVVRFCRSLGIDGFPALKIRLSAEAENTPHVGYFDVESNESVHSIIDKMLSNTILTFQNTASQLDAQSIEQAVNLLQQAEVIYVYGIGASFIIAEDAAQKWLRLGKNVYAISDRHLLAAAMATKSENAVFWGISYSGETREVIQLLKRAKEQGIKTISLTRPGNNKLSQLADVSLFTSRAPEAQLRSAATSSRFAQLFVLDIVFSAYASAQHDFTVEQLAKTRKMIEILND
- a CDS encoding DUF871 domain-containing protein, giving the protein MLGISIYVADRTLEENVNYMKKMKEAGCTEIFTSLHMPEDDIELLKEKLLEIANAAKQLEMDLMADISGKALEKFPFPFLLESGVTGLRLDFGFSAHDIAAYSQKMKIALNASTLTPEFLATLKDHHICLGNIEAWHNYYPRPETGLDKETFIEKNRWLQAEGITTMAFIPGDGLKRKPLFGSLPTLEKHRNQSSFLAYLELEKDCAVDKIFVGDLTLSEWSQLQFQSYEEGIIPLRVTKELPYALWDIVHRNRLDAARDVVRSETARTDEARFVMTKNITPMHTNKRLKGSITVDNYLYGRYEHELQITLTDLPAHEGVNVVGHVLEEDIPLLDYVRKGGSRFSFTSAT